CCGAACCGAAAGTTAAGTTCTATGTCGGTACCAAAGCAGACACAGAAGCTAACGCCCAAGAAAAATTGGATGCCTTCGAAAAGGCGCTCAATGATTTTCGTGAAGAAGCTTAGTTTGTTTTAAACGAATCAATGTGTGAATCCTGACGATTAAGCAGGTGAAGCAAGATAGCGGCGAACGTATTGTCCCAAATTTGGGACAAGGCGTTCGCCGTTTTCTGTAGGGACTATCCGGACTTTTTCGGTTTCTAAAAGCGATTGTTCAAGGTCCTTTAAAAAACGTTGTCATGCCCACAGCCATGTTTCTCCGGTATACTTTAATCAAGGTAATGATACGGGGGTGGCATGATGATGAACTATTTAATCGTTGAAGATGAACCGGCATTAGGCGAGACACTGCGCGCCTATTTGGCCAAAGACGGTCAAGCCGTGCTAGCGACCTCGTTAGCGCGAGCCAATGAACGAGTCGCGCAGATTTCGCCCGATGTCATCATTTTAGATCTGAGCATGCCCGATGGTGACGGCTTGACTTGGTTAGCGCAATGGCGGAAGCATTTGACTGCTAAGGTAATTGTTTTGACGGCTAATGACGAGGAGCTAACGATGCTAAAAGGACTCCGACTTGCTGATGATTACGTGGTAAAACCGGTTAGTTTACGTGTTTTAAAGGCTCGCATTGCTAAACAGCTGCCGATGACAGTGCAACAATTTGGGGCGGTTAGCCTGAATTTAGCCACTGGTCAAGTGACGAAAAATGAGACAGCGGTTGTGCTAACCGCGGCCGAG
This genomic window from Lacticaseibacillus paracasei subsp. paracasei contains:
- a CDS encoding response regulator transcription factor, which codes for MNYLIVEDEPALGETLRAYLAKDGQAVLATSLARANERVAQISPDVIILDLSMPDGDGLTWLAQWRKHLTAKVIVLTANDEELTMLKGLRLADDYVVKPVSLRVLKARIAKQLPMTVQQFGAVSLNLATGQVTKNETAVVLTAAEYRLLAYFFANPNQILARDQLLAALWDTREQFVADNTLTVTIKRLREKLEDDPAHPTLIRTVRGMGYFIDG